Proteins encoded by one window of Silvimonas iriomotensis:
- the rpoH gene encoding RNA polymerase sigma factor RpoH, protein MVDSVALPVITGGDSIESYIQRVNAMPMLTHEQEIDLANRYRHDNDLEAAGQLVMSHLRVVVSIARGYAGYGLPQADLIQEGNIGLMKAVKRFEPTRGVRLFSFAVHWIKAEIHEYILRNWRLVRIATTKAQRKLFFNLRSKKTGFSALTQAQAEVIAHDLGVKPEEVFEMETRMTGQDVALMAEEGDDDGYAPIDWLADSDNEPVRQMERQAYDRLQSEGLQEALGTLDPRSRRIIEARWLGDEGSTTLHELAAEFSVSAERIRQIEAKALQKMKDALEPALA, encoded by the coding sequence ATGGTAGACAGCGTTGCATTGCCGGTGATCACGGGTGGCGACAGCATTGAGAGCTATATCCAGCGAGTCAATGCCATGCCCATGCTCACGCACGAGCAAGAGATCGATCTGGCAAATCGCTACCGCCATGACAACGACTTGGAAGCCGCTGGCCAGCTGGTGATGTCCCATCTGCGCGTTGTGGTGTCCATTGCGCGTGGTTATGCCGGTTACGGTTTGCCGCAAGCAGACCTGATTCAGGAAGGCAATATCGGCCTCATGAAGGCCGTGAAGCGGTTCGAACCGACCCGCGGTGTGCGCCTGTTTTCGTTTGCCGTACACTGGATCAAGGCCGAGATTCACGAGTACATCCTGCGCAACTGGCGTCTGGTGCGTATTGCCACCACCAAGGCCCAGCGCAAGCTGTTCTTCAATCTGCGTTCCAAGAAAACCGGTTTCTCCGCACTGACCCAGGCGCAAGCCGAAGTCATTGCGCATGATCTGGGCGTCAAGCCGGAAGAGGTCTTCGAAATGGAGACCCGCATGACCGGTCAGGACGTTGCGCTGATGGCAGAAGAAGGCGATGACGACGGCTACGCGCCGATCGACTGGCTGGCCGACAGCGATAACGAGCCGGTGCGCCAGATGGAACGTCAGGCGTATGACCGTCTGCAGTCTGAAGGCCTGCAAGAAGCGCTGGGTACGCTGGACCCGCGCAGCCGCCGCATCATTGAAGCGCGCTGGCTGGGCGATGAAGGCAGCACCACGCTGCATGAACTGGCAGCTGAGTTCAGCGTATCGGCTGAGCGTATCCGCCAGATCGAGGCCAAGGCCCTGCAGAAGATGAAGGACGCACTGGAACCGGCACTAGCTTGA
- a CDS encoding M14 family metallopeptidase, which produces MLTLSTAFDSGAIEVIDLNDHANIRLNLRPDNASEFKQWFHFRLAGTAFRECVMHIENAGQSAYPGGWDGYSARASYDGVEWFCVATEYENGVLTIRHQPQRDVVYYAYFEPYSWERHLQMLGHAQYSPDCVVRELGQTVDGRPLDLLRIGTPEAGKRKVWIIARQHPGETMAEWCAEGVIGSLLDPQHPVGRALLQKAVFYIVPNMNPDGAVRGNLRTNAAGTNLNRAWQTPSMATSPEVFLVRQAMEETGVDAFFDLHGDESIPHNFVAGCDDNPSFSDHQRTLEDAFKQLWVAVSPDFQTEYGYGPSQFGPETLTLATNWVGDRFGCLAFTLEMPFKDTANHPEPDVGWNGERSLQLGASMLTALNGVIDRLR; this is translated from the coding sequence ATGCTGACCCTTTCTACCGCTTTTGACTCCGGCGCAATCGAGGTGATCGACCTCAACGATCATGCCAACATCCGCCTTAACCTGCGTCCGGACAACGCCTCTGAATTCAAGCAATGGTTTCACTTCCGGCTGGCCGGCACGGCGTTTCGTGAATGCGTGATGCATATCGAAAACGCGGGCCAGTCTGCCTATCCGGGCGGCTGGGACGGCTATAGCGCGCGCGCATCTTATGATGGCGTGGAATGGTTCTGCGTGGCGACCGAATACGAAAACGGCGTGCTGACCATCCGTCATCAACCGCAACGCGACGTGGTCTATTACGCCTATTTCGAGCCGTACTCCTGGGAGCGCCACCTGCAGATGCTGGGCCATGCCCAGTACTCGCCCGATTGCGTGGTCCGCGAACTGGGCCAGACTGTCGATGGCCGCCCGCTGGACTTGCTGCGTATTGGCACACCGGAAGCCGGCAAGCGCAAAGTGTGGATCATTGCACGCCAGCACCCGGGCGAAACCATGGCCGAATGGTGCGCGGAAGGCGTGATCGGCAGCCTGCTGGACCCGCAACACCCGGTGGGCCGCGCGCTGCTGCAAAAGGCCGTGTTCTACATCGTGCCCAATATGAACCCGGATGGCGCCGTGCGCGGCAACCTGCGCACCAACGCCGCCGGCACCAACCTGAACCGCGCCTGGCAAACCCCCAGCATGGCCACCAGCCCCGAGGTGTTCCTGGTGCGCCAGGCCATGGAAGAAACCGGTGTCGATGCGTTCTTTGATCTGCATGGCGACGAGAGCATTCCGCACAACTTTGTGGCCGGTTGCGATGACAATCCGTCGTTCTCCGACCACCAGCGCACGCTGGAAGACGCCTTCAAACAACTGTGGGTAGCGGTCTCGCCTGATTTTCAGACCGAGTACGGCTACGGCCCCAGCCAGTTCGGCCCGGAAACCCTGACGCTGGCCACCAACTGGGTGGGCGATCGTTTTGGTTGCCTGGCGTTCACGCTGGAAATGCCATTCAAGGACACCGCCAACCATCCGGAGCCGGATGTGGGCTGGAATGGCGAGCGCTCGCTGCAACTGGGCGCGTCCATGCTGACCGCGCTCAACGGCGTCATTGACCGCCTGCGTTGA
- a CDS encoding phosphotransferase: protein MTLPESLLPLALQFLGGPPASAEKIDGFYAEVWLLTGHNHQRVVLKCFRQPDNASRETLALDTLRAAGGAVLPQVLGQGLDAAGREVLILERVEGVDACAAIQSPTAITRFADQVTDILLHWHGISSPHGFQDIDGTWRADFAASWQQFAADRLAWLFSAAGEARTSLSMRQGFERVWRAADALVAPLAGSASSLIHDDCHASNFLADPVTQTLTAVIDPNHARFAHREFDLFHLNDARPDFRLLETYLEKHPAAPGFAARRWLFCLFDDLKHVQFTGWFDEDWFKRKFARFDAALASAA from the coding sequence ATGACCCTGCCCGAATCCCTGTTGCCGCTAGCATTGCAATTTCTGGGCGGCCCACCTGCCAGCGCAGAGAAAATCGACGGTTTCTATGCCGAAGTCTGGCTACTCACCGGCCACAATCACCAGCGCGTGGTGTTGAAATGCTTCCGCCAGCCAGATAATGCTTCACGTGAAACATTGGCGCTGGATACCCTGCGCGCAGCGGGCGGCGCAGTGTTGCCACAGGTGCTTGGGCAAGGCCTGGATGCGGCGGGACGCGAGGTGCTGATTCTGGAACGGGTCGAAGGCGTGGATGCCTGCGCGGCCATTCAGTCGCCCACCGCCATCACCCGGTTTGCCGATCAGGTCACGGACATCCTGCTGCACTGGCACGGTATCAGTTCACCCCATGGCTTTCAGGATATCGACGGCACATGGCGGGCAGACTTTGCCGCAAGCTGGCAACAGTTTGCAGCAGACAGGCTGGCCTGGCTGTTCAGTGCGGCGGGTGAAGCCCGCACCAGCCTCAGCATGCGCCAGGGCTTTGAGCGCGTGTGGCGCGCCGCAGATGCGCTGGTCGCGCCGCTGGCTGGCAGCGCGTCATCGTTGATTCACGATGACTGCCACGCCAGCAACTTTCTGGCCGACCCGGTCACGCAGACGCTCACCGCCGTGATCGACCCCAACCACGCGCGTTTTGCGCATCGCGAGTTTGATCTCTTTCACCTGAACGATGCCCGGCCCGACTTCCGCCTGCTGGAAACCTATCTGGAAAAACACCCGGCCGCGCCCGGCTTTGCCGCGCGGCGCTGGCTGTTCTGCCTGTTTGATGACCTCAAACATGTCCAGTTTACGGGCTGGTTTGATGAGGACTGGTTCAAGCGCAAGTTCGCGCGCTTTGATGCGGCGCTGGCCAGCGCGGCCTGA